From Agelaius phoeniceus isolate bAgePho1 chromosome 27, bAgePho1.hap1, whole genome shotgun sequence, one genomic window encodes:
- the LOC143695840 gene encoding serine/threonine-protein kinase PAK 3-like — MHIPEYSQTVSPLYLVTRKKNDFPWGPEQQQAFAQIKQKITHAVALGPVRTGPEVQNVLCSVAGNNGLQAAGVCSAAKMIQHVAAAVCTLYSVAYSGYFLTHLARHLMSGFRAAPPSGTEAAPAPPGAPSASKEEAKEEEDSSELPAALGDDGELPSVLGDDSELPAALGDEGEHPAGWECNGEAPAGWDKDRGHLPAWDEDGGCPLVWDQSGQAPTEWDEDNGHLPVWDEDGGYPVAWEEERNTVSEAEPAEKYLEVEQIGQGAFGTVYKGLDRATGGEVAIKKMSLRGQNRERAVNEILLLKDKKNPNIVNSLDSFLVDGDLWLVMEYMDGGTLRDVVRQTRMAEGEMAAVSRECLQGLDFLHSNRVIHRDLKSSNILLGMDGSVRLADFGLCAQLSPEQDQRSSMVGTAHWMAPEVVTRSPYGPKVDIWSFGIVTIEMVEGEPPYFRETAAMARALIRQNGTPQLQEPRRLSALLRDCLECSLEPDEERRWAAQELLQHPFLSSAKPLSSLTPLITAAKNLREQQSR, encoded by the exons ATGCACATTCCCGAGTACAGTCAGACTGTGAGCCCTCTCTACCTGGTCACCCGCAAGAAGAACGATTTCccctggggccctgagcagcaacaagcctttgcacAGATCAAGCAGAAGATCACTCATGCTgtagcccttggcccagtcaggacaggaccagaggtGCAGAACGTGCTCTGCTCTGTAGCCGGGAACAATG GGCTACAGGCTGCAGGCGTGTGCAGCGCAGCCAAAATGATCCAGCAcgtggctgctgcagtttgcactCTGTACTCTGTGGCTTATTCGGGGTATTTTTTAACCCACTTGGCAC GGCACCTCATGTCTGGATTCCGAGCAGCTCCTCCTTCG ggcacagaagcagcaccagcacctcctggggctccctctGCTTCCAAAGAGGAGGCCAAAGAGGAGGAAGACAGCAGTGAGCTTCCCGCTGCTCTGGGGGACGATGGTGAacttccctcagtgctgggagaTGACAGTGAACTTCCCGCTGCTCTGGGAGACGAGGGCGAACATCCCGCGGGGTGGGAATGCAACGGCGAGGCTCCCGCGGggtgggacaaggacaggggacATCTCCCGGCCTGGGACGAGGACGGTGGATGTCCCCTGGTGTGGGACCAGAGTGGCCAAGCTCCCACGGAGTGGGATGAGGACAATGGACATCTCCCAGtgtgggatgaggatggaggatATCCTGTGGCATGGGAAGAGGAGA GGAACACCGTGAGCGAGGCGGAGCCTGCCGAGAAATACCTGGAAGTGGAGCAGATTGGCCAAGG GGCTTTTGGAACCGTTTATAAAGGACTCGACAGGGCCACTGGAGGAGAG gtggccatcaagaaaATGAGTCTCAGAGGGCAGAACAGGGAACGAGCTGTGAATGAGATCCTGCTcctgaaggacaagaagaacCCCAACATTGTCAACTCTTTGGACAG CTTCCTTGTTGATGGAGATCTCTGGCTGGTCATGGAATACATGGATGGAGGAACTTTGCGGGACGTTGTCAGACAGACGCGCATGGCTGAAGGAGAGATGGCAGCTGTCagtcgggag tgtctgcagggccTGGATTTCCTCCATTCCAACCGGGTGATCCACAGGGATCTGAAGagctccaacatcctcctgggcatggacggctctgtcaggctgg ctgattttggcctctgcgctcagctcagccctgagcaggaccaGCGCAGCTCCATGGTGGGCACTGCTCACTGGATGGCCCCAGAAGTTGTGACCAGATCTCCTTATGGCCCCAAGGTGGACATCTGGTCCTTCGGCATTGTGACCATCGAGATGGTGGAAGGAGAACCTCCTTACTTCAGGGAAACGGCGGCCATG gctcGCGCTCTGATCCGGCAGAACGGGACCccgcagctgcaggagccccggCGCCTGTCGGCTCTGCTGCGGGACTGCCTCGAGTGCAGCCTGGAGCCGGACGAGGAGCGgcgctgggctgcccaggagctgctgcag CACCCATTTTTATCATCAGccaagcctctctccagcctgacccctctgatcactgcagcaaagaacctgagggagcagcagagcagatga